The proteins below come from a single Halothiobacillus neapolitanus c2 genomic window:
- the mobF gene encoding MobF family relaxase translates to MLRIKNLKGDPSAIIDYAENKKNHPDQKSGYYDAKGAPSAWGGALAADLGLSGSVQAADLKKLLSGELSDGTRFAKEDPDRRLGIDMSFSAPKSVSLAALVGGDERIIQAHDAAVRTAMSMIEQEYATARFGHAGRNVVCSGKLVYAAYRHEDARTVDDIADPQLHTHCIVSNITIDPETGKPRSIDFAWGQDGIKLAGAMYRAELARRLKEMGYELRKSEEGFELAQISDEQVETFSRRRVQVDQALEQQGTDREHASSELKTAVTLATRQGKAQLSAEDQYEEWQQRAAEAELDLSQPVGPRVSVTPPEIDLDHTFEHLSERASVINKDAVRLDALINHMSEGATLSTVDKAIQGAAVTGDVFEIEDGIKRKIITRETLKREQQILLLAQQGRGVNSVLIGVGDTKHLIEDAEQAQGFRFSEGQRRAINLTATTTDQVSGIVGAAGAGKTTAMKTVADLAKSQGLTVVGIAPSSAAADELKSAGADDTMTLATFNLKGEAAGPRLLILDEAGMVSARDGEALLKKLGKEDRLIFVGDPKQLAAVEAGSPFAQLMRSGAIQYAEITEINRQKDQKLLDIAQHFAKGKAEEAVALATKYVTEVPVTLPDKPEHKITRQAKTEARRLAIASATAKRYLELSQEERATTLVLSGTNAVRKQVNEQVRKGLIDKGEINGESFTVSTLDKADMTRAKMRKAGNYKPGQVIKTAGKQAEQSEVVAVNLDQNLIQVKLSDGTLKSIDASRFDVKKTQVFNPRQIDIAAGDKIIFTNNDQATETKNNQIGLIEEIKDGKAIINSNGAKVEIDIQRKLHIDHAYCITIHRSQGQTVDSVIVAGEASRTTTAEAAYVACTRERYKLEIITDNTERLSKNWVRYADRQTAAEALKSSEEKYPHLDEIREELRRELQQELERQEPTNITPELEIEMERSMFDQYTLHSRQPRSY, encoded by the coding sequence ATGTTGCGCATCAAGAATCTTAAGGGCGATCCGTCAGCCATCATTGATTACGCCGAGAACAAGAAAAATCACCCTGATCAAAAATCAGGTTATTACGATGCCAAAGGTGCGCCATCCGCATGGGGCGGGGCCTTGGCTGCTGATCTGGGACTATCAGGTAGTGTTCAAGCCGCCGATCTGAAAAAACTATTGTCTGGGGAATTATCTGACGGTACACGTTTTGCGAAGGAAGACCCCGACCGTCGCCTTGGCATTGACATGTCATTCAGCGCACCTAAATCAGTTTCATTGGCAGCACTAGTGGGTGGTGATGAACGTATTATTCAAGCCCATGATGCGGCTGTGCGAACAGCCATGAGCATGATTGAACAGGAGTACGCTACTGCTCGGTTTGGACATGCCGGGCGTAATGTGGTGTGCTCCGGAAAACTGGTTTACGCCGCCTACCGACATGAAGATGCACGAACCGTGGATGATATTGCCGATCCTCAGCTACACACTCATTGCATTGTTTCCAACATAACGATCGATCCAGAAACTGGAAAACCAAGAAGCATTGACTTTGCCTGGGGACAGGACGGGATCAAACTGGCTGGCGCCATGTACCGCGCCGAGTTAGCCAGACGGCTCAAGGAGATGGGCTATGAACTGCGTAAATCCGAGGAAGGTTTCGAGTTGGCGCAGATCAGCGATGAGCAGGTGGAAACATTCAGCAGAAGGCGAGTGCAGGTAGATCAGGCTCTGGAGCAACAGGGCACCGACCGTGAGCATGCCAGCAGCGAACTGAAAACAGCCGTCACATTGGCTACACGACAGGGAAAAGCTCAGCTATCAGCCGAGGATCAGTATGAGGAATGGCAACAGCGCGCAGCCGAAGCCGAACTTGATCTCAGTCAACCCGTCGGACCCCGTGTTTCAGTGACTCCACCGGAGATTGATCTGGATCACACCTTTGAACACCTCAGCGAACGTGCCAGTGTCATCAACAAGGACGCCGTGCGGCTGGATGCGCTCATCAATCACATGAGTGAGGGGGCGACGTTGAGTACAGTGGATAAGGCCATACAGGGTGCTGCTGTAACCGGGGACGTTTTTGAAATCGAGGATGGGATCAAACGGAAAATCATCACACGCGAGACCCTGAAACGGGAACAGCAAATCCTGTTACTTGCGCAGCAGGGCAGGGGAGTGAATTCAGTACTGATCGGCGTCGGGGATACGAAGCATCTGATTGAAGATGCTGAACAAGCACAAGGATTCAGATTCAGTGAAGGCCAAAGAAGAGCGATCAATCTGACCGCCACTACGACCGATCAGGTATCAGGTATCGTCGGTGCCGCCGGGGCAGGTAAAACCACCGCCATGAAAACTGTTGCTGATCTGGCCAAATCCCAAGGGCTGACTGTCGTAGGCATTGCGCCATCCAGCGCAGCAGCAGATGAACTTAAATCAGCCGGTGCCGATGACACAATGACATTGGCCACGTTCAATCTCAAAGGCGAAGCCGCTGGCCCTCGATTGCTGATCCTTGACGAAGCAGGGATGGTTTCGGCCCGTGATGGTGAAGCATTGTTGAAGAAGCTGGGAAAAGAAGACCGACTAATATTCGTTGGCGATCCAAAACAGCTCGCTGCCGTTGAGGCTGGGAGTCCGTTTGCCCAGCTCATGCGGTCAGGGGCAATCCAATACGCGGAAATCACTGAGATCAACCGTCAGAAGGATCAGAAGCTACTCGACATCGCGCAACACTTTGCAAAGGGTAAGGCTGAGGAGGCGGTCGCACTGGCCACCAAATATGTCACGGAAGTGCCCGTTACTCTGCCTGACAAGCCAGAGCACAAAATCACCAGACAGGCGAAGACGGAGGCCCGACGACTTGCCATAGCCTCAGCGACCGCTAAACGGTATCTGGAACTCTCGCAGGAGGAACGAGCAACAACGCTTGTTCTGAGTGGGACAAATGCCGTGCGCAAACAGGTAAACGAACAGGTGCGCAAGGGACTTATCGACAAGGGCGAAATCAATGGTGAGTCATTTACGGTGTCCACCTTGGACAAAGCGGACATGACCCGTGCGAAGATGCGCAAGGCTGGAAATTACAAACCAGGACAGGTCATCAAGACGGCAGGCAAGCAAGCAGAACAGAGTGAGGTCGTTGCCGTGAATCTGGATCAGAATTTGATTCAGGTCAAACTATCGGACGGCACGCTTAAATCCATCGATGCATCTAGGTTCGATGTGAAAAAGACACAGGTATTCAACCCTCGACAGATAGATATTGCCGCAGGCGACAAAATCATCTTCACGAACAACGACCAGGCCACAGAAACCAAAAACAACCAGATTGGCCTGATCGAAGAAATCAAGGATGGCAAGGCGATCATCAACAGCAATGGGGCAAAAGTTGAGATCGATATCCAGCGGAAACTGCACATCGACCACGCCTATTGCATAACCATCCACCGTAGCCAGGGCCAGACTGTGGACAGCGTCATCGTCGCAGGTGAGGCATCCAGAACAACCACGGCTGAAGCCGCCTATGTCGCTTGCACGCGTGAGCGTTACAAGCTTGAAATCATCACGGATAATACCGAGCGGCTTTCAAAGAACTGGGTCCGCTACGCGGATCGTCAGACTGCGGCGGAAGCACTCAAGTCGAGTGAGGAAAAGTATCCCCACCTTGATGAAATCAGGGAAGAGTTGAGAAGAGAACTCCAGCAAGAACTGGAGCGACAGGAACCCACCAACATCACTCCGGAACTTGAAATAGAGATGGAGCGGTCAATGTTCGATCAATATACGTTACACAGCAGACAACCCAGAAGCTATTAA
- a CDS encoding DUF3226 domain-containing protein, translating to MEIKNEVVIICEGAADRNFFRKLIEKRKELPGIDVPFPVPGKDLGGINAFQHWLKAIRGDRHAFSRIKGVLLVADSADDPLLTFNNICTQITHATGYAIPTKLDEVTPHAAGSPQVSVITIPTSDKPGGLESLGGCNV from the coding sequence TTGGAAATCAAGAATGAAGTTGTCATAATTTGCGAAGGCGCAGCAGATAGAAATTTCTTCCGTAAACTCATCGAAAAGAGAAAAGAACTGCCGGGCATTGATGTTCCTTTCCCAGTACCGGGTAAGGATTTAGGCGGTATTAATGCCTTTCAGCATTGGCTCAAAGCCATTCGTGGTGATAGGCATGCTTTCTCTCGAATCAAAGGAGTATTATTGGTTGCAGACAGTGCAGATGATCCTCTGTTAACTTTTAATAACATCTGCACACAAATAACACACGCAACCGGCTATGCTATTCCGACAAAACTTGATGAAGTAACACCTCACGCTGCCGGTTCCCCTCAAGTTTCAGTTATAACAATTCCGACCAGTGATAAACCGGGTGGCTTAGAATCACTTGGCGGATGCAATGTCTGA
- a CDS encoding division plane positioning ATPase MipZ yields MILFFHGEKGGAGKSTALAWVAENLISRDEKVNIVEADDQRDIANRYATNPLVSIYMSPLQTRDENAADISIGVEKVVEAAFNAFGENGNVTLINLPGGASAFIDPLGDLIGETINEAGIASYVMFLADGQANSVAAYEKSANSGICSKLPNILLLNNYRNKPLSFESDHIIPIPVLQAAILTRLTDDMSIGDLLAEPTTPLITKTMIKKWIRSADDLVGLVKGAE; encoded by the coding sequence ATGATTTTATTTTTTCATGGTGAAAAAGGTGGAGCGGGTAAATCTACTGCGTTGGCCTGGGTTGCTGAGAATCTGATATCACGTGACGAGAAGGTGAATATTGTTGAGGCCGATGATCAGCGGGATATAGCTAACCGCTACGCCACAAACCCTCTTGTAAGCATTTATATGTCACCACTTCAAACCCGTGATGAGAATGCTGCTGACATTTCAATCGGGGTTGAGAAAGTGGTTGAAGCTGCATTCAATGCCTTCGGAGAAAACGGCAACGTCACATTAATCAACCTGCCGGGCGGGGCCTCAGCATTTATCGATCCACTAGGGGATCTGATCGGAGAAACCATCAATGAAGCAGGCATTGCCAGTTATGTGATGTTTTTGGCTGACGGCCAAGCCAACTCGGTTGCAGCATATGAAAAATCCGCCAATTCAGGCATATGTTCAAAGTTGCCGAACATTTTGCTTTTGAACAACTATCGCAACAAACCCTTGTCCTTTGAGTCTGACCACATCATTCCGATACCAGTTCTTCAAGCTGCAATTTTGACGCGATTGACGGACGATATGAGCATTGGTGACCTTCTGGCTGAACCTACGACACCGCTCATCACAAAGACCATGATCAAGAAGTGGATACGGTCGGCTGACGATCTTGTGGGCCTCGTCAAAGGGGCTGAGTGA
- a CDS encoding RHS repeat-associated core domain-containing protein, with product MASPVQAVVTFHKTVTIDGYGVPIGTVVNNPQSVFKYWGCNNDGPKSSIDSCAKPQPPKRLGTPAPGSCTGDPCDAGTGNEFQYDTDYQGASDTLSFSRAYNSLDIQDHGLGYGWVSNIGGHLAISGSLLTAYQAINGSSLTVYQADGKGLPFTLTNGVWQGDADSKLQLTQDATGYTLQRQDGSSDRYDLHGHLLSETDRAGRTTTYTYDSANHIAAVTGPFGHTLTFTYNSYGRLVSLTDPVGQVTSYSYDTAGNLAQVNYPDGTAKQYSYGDSSFSHALTGVAFVDANGNVTPFDNFVYDSYGKVTTNELSGGQQRFDLSYDSDTQTTVTNAAGRQDVLTFQAQLGVKNLLSNIVQGDGKGLTQQFDARNNVISRTNADGQTTQYTYDSQNRLASETQAAGTSQARTVSYQYGTDGLALPAEIDRPSVCAGSSQQTVITYDAHHNPIQITENGYTPACSAISRSLSLGYNSAGQVTRIDGPRTDVSDVTTMSYNNCTTGGACGQLLSLTDALGHITTFNAYDADGRLLQKTDPNGLVTSYAYDPRGRLSRITQQASGSSARVTTFAYTPSSKLASTSLPDGRTLTYSYDDAQELTAITDNLGDKVSYAYDSRGNRSQTSIYDPDSSLVRQIKSVYDLRNHLASSNDSGSITQQVTDALGNLVQQTDPNNNAPTTHSYDPLNRLIQTVNAIGGTTSYGYDVNAEINQVITPNGATTGYQNDDFGDLLQEVSPDRGTTTYAYDAAGNLIQKTDARGVIANYSYDALNRLTATHFSGMSQASDADITLTYDHGQNCSNGIGHLCTAQDQSGTTIYAYDAFGNILNQIHSAGTTTSTISYRYDNGNRIAMIIYPDGREVGYTRDAIGRVQGITTTAAGNSQTLVSARQYHADGSLTGETFGNGLADQRQYTAQGRLSSWTLGGSNVNLNYGYSYDANGNMTGQSGPDGAAAYQYDPLDRLIDESWGTGNYHNAFSYDNNGNRLTSLDSGGNTVDYSYDLQSNRLNQHGSQKITLDAAGNTTNDGTYQYLYDAAGRLSEVLLSGVTVASYRYDYRGLRREKIIAAGTTEFTYGPSGHLLSEQNTASGGRDYVWSDTSPIAQIDVNGSNQANDAIYYLHTDAMGTPRLATNANQQTVWRWNRDAFGDRQVNASSASIEMNLRYPGQYYDTETGLFYNWNRYYDPSTGRYATSDPIGLSGGVNTFGYVSANPLALIDPWGLFGSAQVSPIPPGYNSGDVRGAYDSYGNSSVYEPGYYDPNRAAAIIMALLAAGMGPAADEFAAILAHAEEASAIGGECEAAASSKLPSLDDLSRAASASDRNGFSKAGRSLQKHGSRPGSKWGQEDVNVNNPSEANSRAQGLVDDILNSPGTNVVQNSRGGVDVISQDGRVVRYNRDGSMQGFRE from the coding sequence ATGGCCTCCCCTGTACAGGCCGTTGTCACGTTCCATAAAACTGTAACTATCGACGGATACGGTGTCCCCATCGGAACAGTCGTGAATAATCCGCAATCAGTTTTCAAGTACTGGGGATGCAATAATGACGGCCCCAAATCAAGTATCGACTCATGCGCAAAGCCACAACCTCCCAAACGATTGGGTACACCTGCGCCTGGAAGCTGTACTGGTGATCCTTGTGACGCTGGCACAGGTAATGAATTCCAATATGATACCGACTATCAAGGCGCCTCGGACACTTTGTCCTTCAGCCGAGCCTATAACAGCCTAGATATTCAAGACCATGGTCTCGGTTACGGTTGGGTGTCCAATATCGGCGGACATCTGGCCATCAGCGGCAGTTTGCTGACGGCCTATCAGGCCATCAATGGCAGTTCGCTGACGGTCTATCAGGCCGACGGCAAGGGCCTCCCGTTTACGCTGACCAATGGTGTCTGGCAGGGCGATGCTGATTCCAAGCTGCAATTGACCCAGGACGCCACCGGTTACACCCTGCAACGTCAGGACGGCAGCAGCGATCGCTATGATTTGCACGGCCATCTACTCAGTGAAACCGACCGGGCTGGCCGCACCACGACCTACACTTACGACAGCGCCAACCACATTGCCGCCGTCACCGGTCCGTTCGGACATACGCTTACTTTTACCTACAATAGCTATGGGCGCCTCGTCAGCCTGACCGATCCAGTCGGACAGGTCACCAGCTACAGCTATGACACCGCTGGCAACTTGGCTCAGGTCAACTACCCTGACGGTACTGCCAAACAATATAGCTATGGCGACAGCAGTTTCTCGCATGCCCTGACCGGCGTTGCCTTCGTTGATGCCAACGGCAATGTCACGCCGTTCGACAACTTCGTCTACGACAGCTACGGAAAGGTCACCACCAATGAATTGTCGGGCGGGCAGCAGCGCTTCGATCTGAGCTACGACTCCGACACCCAGACCACTGTTACCAATGCGGCCGGTCGTCAGGATGTGTTGACCTTCCAGGCCCAACTGGGCGTCAAGAACCTGCTGTCCAATATCGTTCAAGGCGACGGCAAGGGCCTGACTCAGCAGTTCGATGCCCGCAACAATGTGATCTCCCGCACCAATGCAGATGGCCAGACCACGCAATACACCTATGACAGTCAAAACCGCCTGGCCTCAGAAACTCAGGCTGCCGGTACGTCGCAGGCCCGTACTGTCAGCTATCAGTACGGCACGGATGGCTTGGCTCTGCCGGCCGAGATCGACCGACCCAGCGTCTGCGCCGGTTCCAGCCAACAGACCGTCATCACCTACGATGCCCACCACAACCCGATCCAGATCACCGAGAACGGCTACACGCCCGCCTGCAGCGCCATCAGTCGCAGCCTGAGCTTGGGTTACAACAGCGCCGGTCAGGTGACCCGAATCGATGGCCCGCGTACCGACGTTTCTGACGTCACCACGATGAGTTACAACAACTGCACCACAGGTGGCGCTTGTGGTCAGTTGCTATCTCTGACAGACGCCCTAGGCCACATAACAACCTTTAACGCTTACGACGCAGATGGTCGTCTGCTACAGAAAACCGATCCCAATGGCCTCGTGACGAGCTACGCCTATGATCCTCGTGGCCGCCTGAGCCGGATCACCCAGCAGGCCAGCGGCAGTAGCGCACGGGTCACTACCTTTGCCTACACCCCGTCCAGCAAACTGGCCAGCACTTCGTTGCCGGACGGTCGCACACTGACCTACAGCTACGACGATGCCCAGGAACTGACCGCCATCACCGACAACCTCGGCGACAAGGTCAGCTACGCTTATGACAGCCGCGGTAACCGCAGTCAGACCAGCATTTACGATCCCGACAGTTCGCTGGTGCGACAGATCAAGAGCGTCTACGACCTGCGTAACCACCTGGCCAGCAGTAACGACAGCGGTTCGATCACCCAACAGGTCACCGATGCCTTGGGTAATCTGGTCCAGCAGACTGATCCCAACAACAACGCACCGACCACCCACAGCTACGATCCGCTCAACCGGCTGATCCAGACCGTCAACGCCATCGGCGGTACCACCAGTTACGGCTATGACGTCAACGCTGAAATCAATCAAGTCATTACCCCCAACGGTGCCACCACCGGCTACCAGAATGACGACTTCGGCGACCTGTTGCAGGAAGTCTCGCCAGATCGAGGCACCACCACCTACGCCTACGATGCCGCCGGCAACCTGATCCAGAAAACCGATGCCCGTGGCGTCATCGCCAACTACAGCTACGATGCCCTCAACCGGTTGACGGCCACTCACTTCAGTGGGATGAGCCAAGCTAGCGATGCCGACATCACGCTGACCTACGATCATGGGCAGAACTGCAGCAACGGCATCGGCCACCTCTGCACAGCTCAGGATCAGTCCGGCACCACAATCTACGCCTACGATGCCTTTGGCAATATCCTCAACCAAATCCACAGTGCAGGCACAACCACCTCCACCATCAGCTACCGGTACGACAACGGTAATCGCATTGCGATGATCATCTATCCCGATGGCCGAGAAGTCGGTTACACACGCGATGCCATTGGACGAGTCCAGGGGATCACCACTACTGCAGCCGGCAACAGCCAAACCCTGGTCAGTGCCCGCCAATACCATGCCGACGGTAGTTTGACCGGAGAGACTTTTGGTAATGGCTTGGCCGATCAACGCCAATACACCGCTCAGGGCAGGCTTTCCAGCTGGACACTGGGCGGCAGCAACGTCAATCTCAACTATGGCTACAGCTACGACGCCAATGGCAATATGACCGGTCAGAGCGGTCCCGATGGCGCTGCCGCCTACCAGTACGACCCGCTTGACCGCCTGATTGACGAATCCTGGGGCACGGGCAACTACCACAACGCCTTCAGCTACGACAACAACGGCAACCGTCTGACCAGCCTGGACAGTGGTGGCAACACCGTCGACTACAGTTACGACCTGCAGAGCAACCGTCTCAACCAACACGGCAGTCAGAAAATCACCTTGGATGCGGCAGGCAATACCACAAACGACGGTACCTATCAGTACCTCTACGATGCCGCCGGTCGCCTGAGTGAAGTACTGTTGAGTGGCGTTACCGTGGCCAGCTACCGCTATGACTATCGCGGCTTACGGCGGGAGAAGATCATCGCAGCAGGCACCACCGAGTTCACCTACGGCCCCAGCGGCCACCTGTTAAGTGAGCAGAATACGGCAAGTGGTGGCCGAGACTACGTCTGGAGCGATACCAGCCCCATTGCCCAGATTGATGTAAACGGCAGCAATCAGGCCAACGACGCGATCTACTACCTCCATACCGACGCCATGGGCACACCGAGATTGGCGACCAATGCCAATCAACAGACTGTCTGGCGATGGAACAGGGATGCGTTTGGGGATCGGCAGGTCAATGCGAGCAGTGCCAGTATCGAGATGAACCTGCGGTATCCGGGGCAGTATTACGACACCGAGACTGGGTTATTCTACAACTGGAATCGATACTATGACCCGAGTACTGGGCGGTATGCCACCAGTGATCCGATTGGGTTGAGTGGTGGAGTGAATACCTTTGGGTATGTTTCAGCTAACCCCTTGGCTCTTATTGATCCATGGGGGTTGTTTGGCAGTGCGCAGGTCAGCCCGATACCGCCTGGTTATAACTCGGGCGATGTCAGAGGTGCGTATGACTCATATGGCAATAGCTCGGTTTATGAACCAGGCTATTACGACCCTAACAGAGCAGCTGCGATCATTATGGCTCTGCTTGCTGCCGGGATGGGGCCTGCTGCCGATGAGTTCGCTGCAATACTCGCTCACGCGGAAGAGGCCAGCGCGATTGGAGGTGAGTGTGAAGCTGCCGCTTCTTCGAAGCTGCCGTCGTTAGACGATTTATCACGTGCTGCCAGTGCTTCAGATAGAAATGGCTTTTCAAAAGCGGGGCGCTCTTTGCAGAAACACGGAAGCAGGCCGGGGTCCAAGTGGGGGCAAGAGGATGTGAACGTGAATAATCCCTCCGAGGCAAATTCGAGAGCACAAGGCCTCGTTGATGATATTTTGAACTCACCAGGGACTAATGTGGTTCAAAACTCTCGTGGCGGTGTTGATGTGATCTCTCAAGATGGTCGGGTTGTTCGCTATAACCGGGATGGTTCAATGCAAGGTTTTCGGGAGTGA
- a CDS encoding AAA family ATPase — MIKSFAVENFRSLKQLELSNLSRVNILVGRSASGKTAALEAIRIALTGTPTVAWQVNSLRGVPMFMPPNPQRDQFESQWASIFNDYDLGRSILFKLTDELNQVTSLKIYFDQRNPITPSTQLALGSSVPTTIVPLAFERVLLGGKTNKLYATVNQQGHFHLDQGQDLRPNSEFFSSNWQSNATQMASWFSQISIDVNDQTKDIVNLICRQFPEIADLAVQAPTQFPLLYATLKYSNRKIPLSLVSSGINKFISLILAIRIFKGGVVLIDEMENGIYYQMFPIFWEALYQSAVETNTQLFLSTHSWECLKAAVPLIEKHSDDFSLIQVFQDQGITKATSVSGSDAAAAIDSDIEVRR; from the coding sequence ATGATCAAATCTTTTGCCGTTGAGAATTTTCGCTCTCTCAAGCAACTAGAGCTTTCAAATTTAAGTCGCGTCAACATACTTGTTGGCCGAAGCGCATCAGGTAAGACGGCCGCTTTAGAAGCAATTCGTATAGCACTAACGGGAACTCCCACTGTGGCGTGGCAGGTAAACTCACTTAGAGGCGTGCCAATGTTTATGCCGCCAAATCCACAACGAGATCAGTTTGAGTCTCAATGGGCTTCGATTTTTAATGATTATGATTTGGGGCGTTCGATATTATTTAAGTTGACTGATGAGCTAAACCAAGTCACTTCGCTAAAAATTTATTTTGATCAAAGAAACCCTATAACACCTTCAACTCAACTTGCTTTAGGTTCATCTGTACCAACTACGATTGTGCCTCTGGCATTCGAACGAGTATTACTAGGTGGAAAGACAAATAAATTATATGCAACGGTAAACCAGCAAGGTCACTTCCATCTTGATCAAGGTCAGGACTTAAGGCCGAATTCTGAGTTTTTTTCATCAAACTGGCAATCAAATGCGACTCAGATGGCTAGTTGGTTTTCACAAATAAGCATAGATGTCAACGACCAAACGAAAGATATAGTTAATCTAATCTGCAGGCAATTTCCTGAGATCGCTGACCTTGCTGTTCAGGCACCAACTCAATTTCCACTTTTATATGCCACCTTAAAATACAGTAATAGAAAAATACCACTTTCCTTGGTTTCATCAGGAATAAATAAATTTATTTCTCTGATACTCGCCATAAGAATTTTCAAAGGTGGTGTGGTATTGATAGATGAAATGGAAAACGGGATATATTATCAAATGTTTCCGATTTTCTGGGAGGCTCTTTATCAATCAGCAGTTGAGACCAATACTCAGTTATTCTTGAGTACGCATAGTTGGGAATGCTTGAAAGCAGCTGTTCCTCTCATCGAGAAACACAGTGATGATTTCTCACTTATTCAAGTATTTCAGGATCAAGGCATCACGAAGGCGACATCTGTGTCTGGTTCAGATGCAGCGGCTGCAATCGACAGCGATATCGAAGTACGGCGGTAA
- a CDS encoding HAD family hydrolase, with protein sequence MNNSELSPMIMQQLAKLEERHIDLDAQGNKIIAIDVDGVLLDYSLAYRHAWAQAFGDLPDERDPNAYWPLDRWAVHRLEGERKRQFRSKFDETFWSTIPPLPGALEACTRLNHAGYTLVFVTAMKPGFEKARLKNIQNLSITFSDLIVTSMSEEIGNPKANILNKLKPLAFVDDYAPYLRGLEPGIHKALIHRHPNGSPNVGEDLALADSSHKDLDDFARWWEECEGARK encoded by the coding sequence ATGAACAATAGCGAATTAAGCCCGATGATCATGCAACAACTTGCGAAGTTGGAAGAAAGGCACATTGACCTTGATGCGCAAGGTAACAAAATCATTGCTATCGATGTCGACGGCGTGCTGTTGGATTACTCGCTCGCCTACCGCCATGCTTGGGCGCAAGCCTTTGGCGATCTGCCCGATGAGCGCGACCCCAACGCCTATTGGCCACTGGATCGCTGGGCCGTGCACAGATTGGAAGGTGAAAGAAAGCGCCAATTTCGCAGCAAGTTCGACGAGACATTCTGGTCTACCATCCCGCCTCTACCTGGCGCATTGGAGGCCTGCACGCGGCTGAATCATGCTGGATATACACTGGTCTTTGTCACTGCAATGAAACCCGGCTTCGAAAAAGCCAGGCTAAAAAATATCCAAAACCTCAGTATTACCTTCTCTGATCTGATTGTCACCTCCATGTCCGAGGAGATAGGTAATCCCAAGGCTAATATTCTCAATAAACTCAAACCACTCGCGTTCGTTGATGATTACGCCCCATACCTACGCGGACTTGAGCCCGGCATACACAAGGCACTTATCCATCGGCACCCGAATGGTTCGCCGAATGTTGGCGAGGATCTAGCTCTTGCCGACTCAAGTCATAAGGATCTGGACGACTTTGCCAGATGGTGGGAAGAGTGCGAAGGAGCTCGAAAATGA
- a CDS encoding IS30 family transposase, with product MFYSELSVEERATIQIGHAQGLSQRKIARLINRSPSTISRELRRNRDDCRDYSARAAQQQMQARRQVCRPKHKLLPGSERFELVVHLLRERLSPEQIAGKLRRMNIPSLTDAYVCRETIYNAIYALPVGELRKELIICLRQGKTARRPRAGGVDRRGQIPEMVSIHVRPPEIEDRLMPGHWEGDLIKGKANASSVGTLVERSSGYLMLVKMNDATATSAMEGFSAALNRMPQAVRKSMTYDQGREMARHAEITQRTGVAIYFCDPHSPWQRGSNENINGLIRQYLPKGTDLSAHSQEDLDAIALQLNLRPRKRFDFKCPIEVMSEVMEKAIAMRHDAPASIQ from the coding sequence ATGTTTTATTCCGAACTCAGCGTTGAAGAGCGCGCCACCATTCAAATCGGTCATGCTCAGGGGCTCAGCCAGCGCAAGATTGCCCGTCTGATCAACCGATCCCCTTCGACCATCAGCCGAGAGCTGCGCCGCAATCGAGATGACTGTAGAGACTACTCGGCTCGCGCAGCCCAGCAACAGATGCAGGCTCGCCGCCAGGTTTGCCGACCGAAGCACAAGCTGTTGCCGGGAAGTGAGCGCTTCGAGTTGGTGGTCCATTTGCTGCGCGAGCGTTTGTCTCCAGAGCAGATTGCCGGCAAGCTACGCCGTATGAACATACCCAGCCTCACAGATGCCTACGTTTGTCGCGAGACGATTTACAACGCGATCTATGCCTTGCCGGTCGGCGAGCTACGCAAGGAGTTGATCATCTGTCTTCGTCAGGGCAAGACAGCACGTAGACCACGCGCTGGTGGTGTGGATCGGCGTGGTCAGATCCCGGAGATGGTGAGCATTCATGTTCGTCCTCCCGAGATCGAAGACCGCCTGATGCCGGGGCATTGGGAAGGCGATTTGATCAAGGGCAAGGCTAACGCATCGTCTGTGGGCACGCTGGTCGAGCGCAGCAGTGGCTACCTGATGCTGGTGAAGATGAATGACGCGACAGCGACCTCGGCGATGGAAGGCTTCAGCGCGGCACTCAATCGTATGCCGCAGGCGGTGCGCAAGAGCATGACCTACGACCAAGGCCGGGAAATGGCACGGCACGCTGAGATCACACAGCGAACCGGGGTGGCTATCTACTTCTGCGATCCGCATAGCCCCTGGCAACGTGGCAGCAACGAAAATATCAACGGGTTGATCCGCCAGTACCTACCCAAGGGCACGGACTTGTCTGCGCACAGTCAGGAGGACCTGGATGCCATTGCGTTGCAACTGAACTTGCGTCCGCGAAAGCGATTCGACTTCAAATGTCCTATCGAAGTGATGAGCGAAGTGATGGAGAAAGCCATAGCTATGCGCCATGATGCGCCTGCTTCAATTCAATAA